Proteins encoded by one window of Collimonas fungivorans:
- a CDS encoding pentapeptide MXKDX repeat protein, whose protein sequence is MKKSLTTLLVTCLMMTAGGVYAQDAMSKDAMSKDAMSKDAMSKDAMSKDAMGKDAMDKPGMAKDAMKKKAHTKKDAMSKDAMGKDAMGKDAMGKDGMAKDGMSK, encoded by the coding sequence ATGAAAAAAAGCCTCACAACCCTGTTGGTTACCTGCCTGATGATGACAGCCGGCGGCGTCTATGCACAAGATGCCATGTCGAAGGACGCCATGTCCAAAGATGCTATGTCCAAGGATGCGATGTCCAAGGACGCCATGTCGAAAGATGCAATGGGCAAGGATGCCATGGACAAGCCGGGCATGGCCAAAGATGCAATGAAAAAGAAAGCCCATACCAAAAAAGACGCGATGTCCAAGGATGCAATGGGCAAAGATGCAATGGGTAAGGACGCCATGGGCAAGGACGGCATGGCTAAAGATGGAATGAGCAAATAA
- a CDS encoding HlyC/CorC family transporter, with protein sequence MPEHPSSVKSFDAKPHRSLFERLTALISPEPENRAELLDVLQDAHERNLIDADALSMIEGVFQVSDLSARDIMIPRSQMDMIDVTKPIEDWMPEVLSTAHSRFPAVDGERDKVIGILLAKDLLRYYAEESFDVRDMLRPAVFIPESKRLNVLLRDFRANRNHMAIVVDEYGGVAGLITIEDVLEQIVGDIEDEYDFDEEEDNILAIRDGDHGGRWRVKALTEIEQFNETLETALVDEDVDTIGGLVANHLGRVPRKGDEFTIDNVRFEVLRADARQVHVLLVEKLSESAQEES encoded by the coding sequence ATGCCAGAGCACCCTAGTAGCGTCAAATCATTTGACGCTAAACCCCACCGGTCGTTATTCGAACGCCTGACCGCACTGATTTCTCCTGAACCTGAAAACCGCGCCGAACTGCTCGACGTGCTGCAAGACGCACACGAACGCAACCTGATCGACGCCGATGCGCTGTCGATGATCGAAGGCGTGTTCCAGGTCTCCGACCTCTCCGCCCGCGACATCATGATCCCGCGTTCGCAAATGGACATGATCGACGTCACCAAACCGATAGAAGACTGGATGCCGGAAGTCTTGTCGACCGCCCACTCGCGCTTCCCTGCCGTCGATGGCGAGCGCGACAAGGTGATCGGCATCCTGCTGGCGAAAGACTTGCTGCGCTATTACGCCGAAGAGTCTTTCGACGTGCGCGACATGCTGCGGCCGGCGGTCTTCATCCCGGAATCGAAACGCCTCAACGTCCTGCTGCGCGATTTCCGCGCCAACCGCAACCACATGGCGATCGTGGTCGACGAATACGGCGGCGTCGCCGGCCTGATCACGATTGAAGACGTGCTGGAACAGATCGTCGGCGATATCGAGGACGAGTACGACTTCGACGAAGAAGAAGACAATATCCTGGCCATCCGCGACGGCGACCACGGCGGCCGCTGGCGCGTCAAGGCGCTGACCGAAATCGAACAGTTCAACGAAACGCTGGAGACGGCGCTGGTCGACGAAGACGTCGACACCATCGGCGGCCTGGTCGCCAACCACCTGGGACGCGTGCCGCGCAAGGGCGACGAGTTCACGATAGACAATGTGCGCTTTGAAGTGCTGCGCGCCGACGCGCGCCAGGTGCATGTCTTGCTGGTCGAAAAACTGTCGGAATCGGCTCAGGAAGAATCCTGA